A single region of the Stigmatopora argus isolate UIUO_Sarg chromosome 6, RoL_Sarg_1.0, whole genome shotgun sequence genome encodes:
- the LOC144076267 gene encoding G-protein coupled receptor 22, whose translation METEGYRDVPETSDGQGVGLLDRQAGGGVEDDWSSPYPLGFQVSLTTVLILELVLGFSSNLTVLVLYCAQSNLVDSVSNLVTVNLHVLDILVCVLCLPLTVAVILLPANGSGVGSLATLCCFHEACVTFTSVATAVNVLVISLDRYDISVRPASRLLNPRRAGLLLAAVWAVSLAVFFLPFLEGDFFSSRAKDSEVEEPEGLNNDFESTVGTTTLFYSLEPSILPSTHPSTSSHNLSPVWQNRTLLCVGGQGYYTGMAIYYHLLLQVPCFFIAVVVMLFTYSRILQALNIRIGSHMMRSNRAKDSTCRIRCRRTKKKDLTLPTEVVSSNQNQNLSHPPLIPSPTPTPTSPPPLSSMPQGISDSGATVTTVSTAATTPIATTPATPASPTPASGSMQTHATSPLPAASMGVQASVSAIIALRRAVRRHRDRRERQRRVLKMSLIIISTFLGCWAPLSAVNILILCMGPSDSLVRIRLCFLAMAYGTTIFHPLLYAFTRQKLRRALKTRVKKRVVSLLQVDPAPIGGTVIHNSWVEGGGQRKSRKARVEASDGTDRCLTEAVRE comes from the coding sequence ATGGAAACCGAAGGCTATCGTGACGTCCCAGAGACCAGCGATGGTCAGGGGGTAGGCCTCCTAGATAGACAAGCTGGGGGTGGGGTGGAGGACGACTGGAGTTCCCCCTACCCTCTGGGCTTCCAGGTGTCTTTAACCACAGTTCTGATTCTAGAGCTGGTACTTGGTTTCAGCAGCAACTTGACTGTACTCGTACTGTACTGCGCACAGTCCAATCTAGTTGATTCAGTCAGTAACCTAGTCACTGTCAACCTCCACGTTCTGGATATACTGGTGTGCGTGCTGTGTCTGCCACTGACAGTGGCTGTCATCTTGCTCCCGGCCAATGGAAGTGGCGTTGGGAGTCTGGCCACATTGTGCTGCTTTCACGAAGCCTGTGTCACATTCACAAGCGTAGCCACGGCTGTTAACGTCCTAGTCATCAGTTTGGACCGCTATGACATTTCTGTGCGCCCCGCCAGTCGGCTCCTGAACCCCCGCCGTGCTGGACTGCTCCTGGCAGCAGTCTGGGCCGTCTCTCTGGCTGTATTCTTCCTGCCTTTTCTTGAAGGGGACTTCTTCTCCTCAAGGGCCAAAGACAGCGAGGTTGAGGAGCCAGAGGGGCTGAACAATGACTTTGAATCTACAGTTGGAACCACAACACTCTTTTACTCTCTCGAACCTTCTATTTTACCCTCGACACACCCTTCCACCTCCTCACACAACCTTTCACCGGTATGGCAGAATCGAACGCTGCTGTGCGTCGGGGGACAAGGCTACTACACGGGAATGGCAATCTATTACCACTTGTTACTACAAGTTCCCTGCTTCTTCATTGCTGTTGTCGTCATGCTGTTCACCTACTCCCGGATACTACAAGCCCTCAACATTCGAATAGGTTCCCATATGATGAGAAGTAACCGTGCAAAGGACTCCACCTGCAGGATTCGCTGCAGGAGGACGAAAAAGAAGGACCTCACCTTGCCAACAGAGGTAGTGTCCTCAAATCAGAATCAGAATCTATCACATCCTCCCCTCATTCCGTCTCCCACTCCAACGCCTACATCGCCTCCCCCACTCTCCTCCATGCCCCAGGGGATATCGGACAGCGGAGCTACGGTGACTACTGTCAGTACAGCTGCCACCACCCCCATAGCAACTACACCTGCCACTCCTGCTTCTCCAACTCCCGCTTCAGGATCCATGCAGACCCACGCCACCTCCCCATTGCCTGCTGCCTCCATGGGTGTCCAGGCCTCGGTTTCTGCAATCATCGCATTGAGACGGGCTGTTCGTAGACACAGGGATCGCCGAGAGCGCCAACGTCGTGTCCTTAAAATGTCTTTGATTATTATATCCACTTTCTTGGGCTGTTGGGCTCCATTATCCGCTGTCAACATCCTGATCCTCTGTATGGGCCCTAGCGACAGTTTGGTTCGAATCCGTCTCTGCTTCCTGGCAATGGCTTACGGAACAACAATATTTCATCCTCTCCTTTATGCTTTTACAAGGCAGAAGCTACGTCGGGCCCTGAAAACACGAGTCAAGAAAAGGGTGGTCTCCCTACTGCAGGTGGACCCAGCGCCTATTGGGGGGACAGTTATTCATAACTCCTGGGTGGAAGGGGGAGGCCAGAGGAAGAGTCGCAAGGCCCGAGTGGAGGCCAGTGATGGCACTGATCGCTGCCTCACTGAGGCAGTAAGGGAATGA